One segment of Thermococcus profundus DNA contains the following:
- a CDS encoding TldD/PmbA family protein has translation MGMEAVDALIGILERKNLEWEIYWESGRSGSFRIERERLERSQRKFFSGIGLRVGINGRTGFSYVTGLTHDRETLEGLVKRAEKLAKVGSVPFRGFPSVEGKLPAIKGLYDSRIEEMPFEEAYEMAEEYSGMMAELKEKKGREYTFSGGLGLAFVKRGLVNSNGVEVGDGKTGLSLWAYAVRKGNGSGNGYHSQSYTGIDGFDEAGKIITKALDDADASYSAKKLEPFSGEVLIEHYTLQSLVYLFLENLYGESVYYGRSRFSTENIGDEVTSEKLTIIDDPTVEGSPGSYPFDGEGSPGRGKELISGGKLRNFLLDHTYGSLLGLGSTGNAVRDFRTVPHIGTSNILVGPGEEGLEDWDGVIVSKVFGEHTANPVSGDFSLTVELGYSVRNGEITPFRGNMIAGNVFKVLKRVSRVGKEMERSGAFYGPRVASELRIV, from the coding sequence ATGGGAATGGAGGCCGTTGATGCTCTGATAGGAATACTCGAAAGGAAAAACCTGGAGTGGGAGATCTACTGGGAGAGCGGAAGGAGCGGATCTTTCAGGATAGAGCGGGAGAGGCTTGAGAGATCCCAGAGGAAGTTCTTCTCCGGGATCGGACTTAGGGTCGGTATCAACGGGAGAACCGGCTTCTCATACGTGACCGGCCTCACCCACGATAGGGAAACCCTGGAAGGGCTCGTCAAGAGGGCGGAGAAGCTCGCCAAAGTAGGCTCCGTCCCGTTCAGGGGATTTCCAAGTGTGGAGGGAAAGCTTCCAGCGATTAAGGGGCTCTACGACAGCAGAATAGAGGAGATGCCCTTTGAGGAAGCCTATGAAATGGCCGAGGAGTACTCGGGGATGATGGCCGAGTTAAAGGAGAAGAAAGGAAGGGAGTACACGTTCTCAGGCGGATTGGGCCTCGCCTTCGTGAAAAGGGGTCTGGTGAATTCCAACGGGGTGGAAGTAGGGGACGGGAAGACGGGCCTCTCCCTCTGGGCGTACGCAGTCAGAAAGGGAAACGGGTCTGGAAACGGCTACCACTCCCAGAGCTACACGGGTATAGACGGCTTCGATGAGGCGGGGAAAATCATAACGAAGGCCCTCGATGATGCGGATGCAAGCTATTCAGCTAAAAAGCTCGAACCTTTCTCAGGGGAGGTCCTAATCGAGCATTATACCCTTCAGAGCCTTGTATACCTCTTCCTTGAAAACCTCTACGGGGAGAGCGTCTACTACGGCCGTTCGCGCTTCTCCACGGAGAACATCGGAGATGAAGTAACATCAGAAAAGCTCACCATAATCGACGACCCCACGGTGGAGGGTTCCCCCGGAAGCTATCCGTTCGACGGAGAGGGTTCTCCAGGAAGGGGGAAGGAGCTTATCAGCGGGGGAAAGTTAAGAAACTTCCTCCTCGACCACACGTACGGAAGCCTTCTGGGACTGGGATCAACGGGAAACGCAGTCAGGGACTTCAGAACGGTACCCCACATAGGGACGAGCAACATCTTAGTAGGCCCTGGGGAGGAGGGCCTAGAGGACTGGGATGGAGTTATCGTCTCGAAGGTCTTCGGGGAGCACACGGCCAACCCAGTGTCAGGGGACTTCTCCCTCACCGTCGAGCTGGGTTATTCAGTCAGGAACGGAGAGATAACGCCCTTCAGGGGCAACATGATAGCCGGGAACGTTTTCAAGGTTCTAAAGAGGGTATCAAGGGTCGGAAAAGAGATGGAAAGAAGTGGGGCCTTCTACGGCCCAAGGGTGGCTTCAGAGCTGAGGATAGTCTAG
- a CDS encoding DUF257 family protein, giving the protein MPEDLSSFFSGLKFGETVIIEYQSTSYPEVLFHLLQNFCSANSMQVLIDDIVDTYPQFVSGMKALGFEPGSALVIKIGGGKIEAGTVVERLDVDKYSIPVNHYRNVVGRIPNLREEYINPVLGVHKFPLLLTKRELLSFLATVSTFVGDTSRIAVYFINRDVVDAIEPSFLPMFEEIATTVAEWYRDGSDFVLSVIKAANPELLEKEYRLKVEEVLKG; this is encoded by the coding sequence GTGCCTGAGGATCTATCGTCGTTCTTCTCTGGCCTGAAGTTCGGGGAGACGGTTATAATTGAGTATCAGTCGACGTCATATCCCGAAGTGCTGTTTCACCTGCTTCAGAACTTCTGCTCGGCCAACTCCATGCAGGTTCTCATCGATGACATCGTAGATACCTATCCCCAGTTCGTCAGCGGCATGAAGGCCCTCGGTTTCGAGCCTGGAAGTGCGCTCGTTATAAAGATCGGCGGGGGAAAGATTGAGGCGGGAACGGTCGTGGAAAGACTGGACGTGGACAAGTACTCTATCCCTGTGAACCACTACCGGAACGTGGTCGGCAGGATTCCCAATCTGAGGGAGGAGTACATAAACCCCGTTCTGGGGGTCCACAAGTTCCCCCTGCTCCTCACTAAGAGGGAGTTGCTGTCTTTCCTTGCCACGGTCTCCACGTTCGTTGGCGACACCTCCAGGATAGCCGTCTATTTCATAAATCGGGACGTTGTGGATGCGATTGAGCCCAGCTTCCTCCCGATGTTCGAGGAGATAGCCACCACGGTGGCCGAGTGGTACAGGGATGGCTCGGACTTCGTTCTCAGCGTTATCAAGGCCGCCAATCCGGAGCTCCTTGAGAAGGAGTACAGACTTAAGGTTGAGGAAGTCCTGAAGGGATAA
- a CDS encoding TldD/PmbA family protein: MEERILKMAEKAAAKHGVEYFEIRIARVSAVSVSMQNGQLEGLSSDLERGISVRAFKNGWGFSSANDLSRAEKVIETAMKIAKLSKGNSGIYKGDPVEDRAELAGRIKLEDVDLEEKLKLVKEADKLLQGEKIKNRGTSYGEGTKEVLYLNSVGSEIRTLTSRVRLRLTATAMENGSMQEYWKAFGGTGGWEIIERVDVEEWTDFVSRKARELLKAEAPPSGEFDVIMDPELTGVFIHEAVGHAAEADAIKNGESIFIGKLGERVGIDELTVVDDPTLPEKFGSYTYDDEGIKGRRVEIIKKGILSEYMTDRETAAVLGLEPNGHGRAQSYAHQPLVRMSNTYVEAGSWKPEEMFEEVKHGLYMIGDKGGEVDVASGTFTFGAREGYIIENGEIKTHVKDVSLSGNLLEVLRNIRAVGRDVEVSFPGYCGKGQWVPVDDGGPHVLTRAVVGGLR; encoded by the coding sequence ATGGAGGAGAGAATCCTGAAGATGGCGGAGAAAGCGGCCGCCAAACACGGGGTTGAGTACTTTGAGATCCGAATAGCGAGGGTCAGCGCGGTTTCGGTATCGATGCAGAACGGCCAGCTGGAGGGCCTTTCAAGCGACCTCGAAAGGGGAATAAGCGTGAGGGCTTTCAAAAACGGCTGGGGTTTCTCATCGGCCAACGACCTTTCCAGGGCGGAGAAGGTCATAGAGACCGCCATGAAGATAGCCAAGCTCTCAAAGGGAAACTCAGGGATATACAAGGGGGACCCTGTTGAAGATCGAGCCGAGCTCGCGGGAAGGATAAAACTGGAGGACGTCGATCTTGAAGAGAAGCTCAAACTTGTGAAAGAAGCAGATAAGCTCCTTCAGGGGGAGAAAATAAAGAACAGGGGCACGAGCTATGGGGAGGGAACGAAAGAGGTGCTCTATCTCAACTCCGTGGGGAGCGAGATAAGAACGCTGACTTCCCGGGTGAGGCTCAGGCTCACGGCAACGGCGATGGAGAACGGGAGCATGCAAGAGTACTGGAAGGCCTTCGGAGGAACCGGGGGCTGGGAGATCATCGAGAGGGTAGACGTTGAGGAGTGGACGGACTTCGTCTCCAGAAAAGCCAGAGAGCTCCTGAAAGCCGAAGCTCCCCCCTCTGGTGAGTTCGACGTTATCATGGATCCGGAACTCACTGGTGTTTTCATCCACGAGGCCGTTGGCCACGCGGCAGAGGCGGACGCAATCAAGAACGGGGAGAGCATATTCATCGGAAAGCTAGGTGAGAGGGTGGGCATCGACGAGCTAACGGTTGTGGACGATCCAACTTTACCAGAAAAGTTCGGATCCTACACATACGACGACGAGGGAATAAAAGGAAGGAGGGTCGAGATCATCAAGAAAGGGATCCTCAGCGAGTACATGACCGACAGGGAAACGGCGGCAGTTCTCGGTCTGGAGCCCAACGGACACGGGAGAGCCCAGAGCTACGCCCACCAGCCCCTCGTCAGGATGAGCAACACCTACGTTGAAGCTGGAAGCTGGAAACCTGAGGAGATGTTCGAAGAGGTGAAGCACGGCCTCTACATGATAGGGGACAAGGGGGGAGAAGTCGACGTCGCGAGCGGCACCTTCACCTTCGGGGCCCGGGAGGGATACATAATAGAGAACGGGGAGATCAAGACCCACGTAAAAGATGTCTCGCTCTCCGGGAACCTGCTTGAAGTGCTGAGGAACATAAGGGCAGTGGGAAGGGACGTCGAGGTGAGCTTCCCGGGCTACTGCGGCAAAGGCCAGTGGGTTCCCGTGGACGACGGCGGGCCGCACGTCCTAACGAGGGCAGTAGTTGGAGGGCTGAGGTGA
- a CDS encoding PH domain-containing protein produces MGLEENPKLPKSVLRHLEPNERVLFSIRKKISLEKPKWLLVTDRRIIYLDEKVFGRYDLKALPYQKLEQVTVKLGVMSSEFIIQGEEEITLKLGWMNKEEARKAINAIKDALNAIAVEPVSIEVNKRFTSETWVLKKPKEFITRTMPAYQPAQAPVQVEKEDPMEQLKKLKELLDMGVISQEEYEEKRKKLLEKI; encoded by the coding sequence ATGGGACTTGAGGAAAACCCCAAACTACCAAAGTCAGTTTTGAGACACCTTGAACCAAACGAAAGGGTGCTGTTCTCGATCAGAAAGAAGATAAGCCTCGAAAAGCCGAAGTGGCTTCTCGTTACCGATAGAAGGATAATATACCTCGATGAGAAGGTTTTCGGGAGGTACGACCTCAAGGCCCTCCCATACCAGAAGCTCGAGCAGGTAACGGTAAAGCTCGGGGTCATGAGTTCGGAGTTCATAATCCAGGGGGAGGAGGAGATAACGCTCAAGCTGGGCTGGATGAACAAGGAGGAGGCAAGAAAGGCCATAAACGCCATAAAGGACGCCCTTAACGCGATAGCAGTTGAACCCGTGTCGATAGAGGTCAACAAGAGGTTCACGAGTGAGACGTGGGTTCTCAAGAAGCCGAAAGAATTCATAACGAGGACGATGCCGGCTTATCAGCCGGCCCAGGCCCCCGTTCAGGTGGAGAAGGAAGACCCAATGGAGCAGCTGAAGAAGCTCAAGGAGCTTCTGGACATGGGCGTCATAAGTCAGGAGGAGTACGAAGAAAAGAGGAAAAAGCTCCTCGAAAAAATTTAA
- a CDS encoding alpha-amylase family glycosyl hydrolase produces the protein MGKRLGVFLLLFLLTGFLAPVSAQYSVPERGVIYQVMVDRFYDGNQSNNEPFYDASHTDYRMYWGGDLEGLIQKLDYIKSLGVDMIWVSPLNDNINKMAYASAPYHGYWPQDFKRIEEHFGTWETFRKLVEEARKRGICVIVDYVPNHSNPATAGSYGALYDNGTRVADYLHDEDRAKVNPYTGSKEHIYHHNGDIGEWYGFQLKYANLYGLADFNQHNPWVDGYLKEGAELFADAGACGFRVDAVKHMDLGWLETLYLSLYRKGPLFIYGEYYNTKPDETDDLFYFYQYSNVTPLLSIPIRETLANTFAYGGSLKRLSKTLTGYYSRFVYPNKAINFLDSHDLVRFLNMNRNRDRFHMALALTMTLPGIPVIYYGDESYLVSKDGQGDPYNRPMMVFNNTTEAARIIRTLAELRKANDALAFGDFRTLYADYRIWVFERTFGNHSLLVAVNKGNEKELNLTLNWPDGNYTDALYGVGMEVRNGTASLSIPSSKVLVFHREGRQEKPLIGSITPYAAEPGDEIVLGGAAFGAGGEVFVGGVKANVTHWGNGTVAFILPELKNPQGWIDVYIRTPDGESNHVKLRYYSGNEIPALIAIPAGDLKGYLWIKGNLPELSEPRPLLKSDTGYYFTVAPLPNGTSFEVELYDGLPWEELEPTGRIYHGTANWTTVLEPGPLPRPTATTTTTTTTTSTTATTTATTTTISVGTATMATTTTTTTATTQETTPSTTATTTTTPTTTSASEKGGICGPAFIAGLPLLALFLKRR, from the coding sequence ATGGGAAAGAGACTTGGGGTGTTCCTCCTGCTCTTTTTGCTGACTGGCTTCCTCGCGCCCGTGAGCGCTCAGTACTCCGTTCCCGAGCGTGGGGTCATCTATCAAGTCATGGTGGACAGGTTCTACGACGGAAACCAGAGCAACAACGAGCCCTTCTACGATGCATCGCACACGGACTATCGTATGTACTGGGGCGGAGACCTGGAAGGTCTGATCCAGAAGCTTGACTACATAAAGAGCCTGGGGGTTGATATGATCTGGGTGTCCCCGCTGAACGACAACATAAACAAGATGGCCTACGCCTCGGCACCGTACCACGGCTACTGGCCGCAGGACTTCAAGAGGATCGAGGAGCACTTTGGAACCTGGGAGACGTTCAGGAAGCTCGTCGAGGAGGCGAGAAAGCGCGGGATATGCGTCATAGTAGACTACGTCCCCAACCACTCCAACCCCGCCACCGCCGGTTCCTACGGGGCCCTCTACGACAACGGCACAAGGGTGGCCGACTACCTCCACGACGAGGATAGGGCCAAGGTAAACCCGTATACTGGTAGCAAAGAGCACATCTACCATCACAACGGCGACATAGGCGAGTGGTACGGCTTCCAGCTCAAGTACGCGAACCTCTACGGCCTGGCCGACTTCAACCAGCACAACCCGTGGGTTGACGGCTACCTCAAGGAGGGCGCTGAACTGTTTGCCGATGCCGGGGCCTGCGGCTTCAGGGTCGATGCAGTGAAGCACATGGACCTCGGCTGGCTGGAGACCCTTTACCTATCCCTCTACAGGAAGGGGCCCCTCTTCATCTACGGTGAGTACTACAACACGAAGCCCGATGAAACGGACGACCTCTTCTACTTCTACCAGTACTCCAACGTTACCCCGCTCCTCAGCATCCCCATCAGGGAGACCTTGGCCAACACCTTCGCCTATGGAGGGAGCTTGAAGCGCCTTTCCAAGACCCTCACCGGCTACTACTCCCGCTTTGTGTATCCGAACAAGGCCATCAACTTCCTCGACAGTCACGACCTCGTCAGGTTCCTCAACATGAACCGCAACAGGGACAGGTTCCACATGGCCCTCGCCCTCACCATGACGCTCCCGGGGATCCCGGTGATCTACTACGGCGACGAGAGCTACCTCGTCAGCAAGGATGGCCAGGGCGACCCATACAACAGGCCCATGATGGTTTTCAACAACACGACGGAGGCCGCGAGAATAATCAGAACCCTTGCTGAGCTCAGAAAGGCCAACGACGCCCTCGCCTTCGGTGACTTCAGAACGCTCTACGCTGACTATAGAATCTGGGTCTTCGAGAGAACCTTCGGGAACCACTCCCTCCTGGTGGCGGTCAACAAGGGGAATGAGAAAGAGCTCAACCTGACCCTCAACTGGCCGGATGGAAACTACACCGATGCCCTCTACGGTGTGGGAATGGAGGTCAGAAATGGAACGGCGTCCCTCAGCATACCTTCCAGCAAAGTGCTCGTCTTCCACAGGGAAGGGAGGCAGGAAAAGCCCCTCATCGGTTCAATAACGCCCTACGCGGCGGAGCCCGGGGACGAGATAGTCCTGGGAGGAGCCGCGTTTGGGGCTGGAGGGGAGGTCTTCGTTGGAGGAGTGAAGGCCAACGTCACCCATTGGGGCAACGGGACTGTTGCGTTCATCCTTCCCGAACTTAAGAACCCACAGGGATGGATTGACGTCTACATACGCACCCCGGATGGCGAGAGCAACCACGTAAAGCTCAGGTACTATTCAGGCAACGAGATTCCGGCCCTCATAGCCATCCCCGCCGGCGACCTCAAGGGCTACCTCTGGATAAAGGGGAACCTCCCGGAGCTCTCGGAGCCGAGACCCCTCCTCAAATCCGACACCGGCTACTACTTCACCGTTGCCCCCCTGCCCAACGGCACCTCCTTCGAGGTCGAGCTATACGACGGCCTTCCCTGGGAGGAGCTTGAGCCGACCGGAAGGATCTACCACGGAACGGCCAACTGGACGACAGTCCTTGAGCCCGGGCCGCTCCCGAGGCCAACGGCCACGACAACCACAACGACTACAACCACTTCCACAACGGCAACAACGACTGCAACAACTACGACTATCAGTGTGGGAACAGCCACAATGGCAACCACGACTACGACCACGACTGCAACGACTCAGGAAACGACCCCGAGCACGACCGCAACAACCACGACGACTCCAACAACAACGTCTGCATCAGAAAAAGGTGGGATATGCGGGCCCGCCTTCATCGCGGGGCTCCCGTTGCTGGCGCTCTTCCTCAAGAGGCGTTAA
- a CDS encoding BtpA/SgcQ family protein gives MDFERKPLIGMVHLKPLPGSYLYDGDFDSVIEAALRDARTLEEAGFDAIMVENFGDVPFPKYADKTTVAAMAVVAKAIRDETSIPLGVNVLRNDGIAAYSIAYAVKADFIRVNVLSGVAYTDQGVIEGIAHELAMLRKRLPSKIKVFADVHVKHAVHFGDFEDALLDTVERGLADAVVVSGKATGRPVDVEKLALAKKISPVPVIVGSGTSYDNLPALWPHADGFIVGTWIKREGKVEKEISLKRAGKLVELADKLRRNSL, from the coding sequence ATGGACTTCGAGAGAAAGCCCCTCATAGGGATGGTTCACCTAAAGCCCCTTCCCGGCTCGTACCTCTACGATGGGGACTTTGATAGCGTGATAGAGGCCGCTCTGAGGGACGCGAGAACGCTGGAGGAAGCGGGCTTCGACGCGATCATGGTGGAGAACTTCGGCGACGTTCCGTTTCCAAAGTACGCCGACAAAACCACTGTCGCCGCTATGGCAGTGGTGGCGAAGGCTATCCGCGATGAAACGTCCATCCCCCTGGGCGTAAACGTCCTCAGGAACGACGGGATTGCCGCTTACTCAATAGCCTACGCAGTAAAGGCGGACTTCATAAGGGTGAATGTCCTCAGTGGCGTCGCCTACACCGACCAGGGAGTAATAGAGGGCATAGCCCACGAGCTTGCGATGCTGAGGAAAAGACTGCCCTCAAAGATAAAGGTATTCGCCGATGTGCACGTGAAGCATGCGGTACACTTCGGTGACTTTGAGGACGCCCTCCTCGACACCGTTGAGAGGGGCTTGGCGGATGCAGTTGTGGTCAGCGGGAAGGCAACTGGAAGGCCTGTTGACGTTGAGAAGCTCGCGCTCGCGAAGAAAATCTCGCCAGTCCCGGTGATAGTGGGATCGGGAACGAGCTACGACAATCTCCCTGCCCTCTGGCCACACGCCGACGGCTTCATTGTGGGCACGTGGATAAAGCGTGAGGGGAAGGTGGAGAAAGAGATATCTCTGAAGCGGGCAGGAAAGCTGGTCGAGCTGGCCGATAAACTCCGGAGAAATTCTCTGTAA